Proteins from one Hydrogenophaga sp. SL48 genomic window:
- a CDS encoding substrate-binding domain-containing protein, translating into MRRIEMSYSLSAERPERPNGPALLRNTMMDVLQAVRAHGSISAAARQLGLSYRHVWGQLKDWETQLGHELIVWERGQAAQLSPFGQRLLMAERLAQARLGPQVEALRAELERAFSRAFETTSPGPASELLTLYASHDHALIELQELAAALPSTPTEDQRLHLDIRFTGSVDAIRALNEGRCLLAGFHTQPFADASSLSARTYRPLLKPGTHKIIGFARRSQGLMVAPGNPLRLRDMEDVAQHSARFVNRARGTGTRLLLEELLTQRGLDPKAIQGFDRVESSHAAVAHAVASGDADVGLGTEYAARSQGLGFVPLTEERYLLVCLKSALEQPAVQRLLALLRSARWQSHLNHLPGYAADHSGEVAAMKRLLPWWR; encoded by the coding sequence ATGAGACGCATCGAGATGTCCTACTCGCTCAGTGCCGAGCGACCCGAACGGCCCAACGGCCCGGCCCTGCTGCGCAACACCATGATGGACGTGCTGCAGGCGGTGCGCGCGCACGGGTCCATCTCGGCCGCGGCGCGCCAGCTGGGGCTGTCGTACCGCCACGTGTGGGGTCAGCTCAAAGACTGGGAGACCCAGCTCGGTCACGAACTGATCGTGTGGGAACGGGGCCAGGCGGCGCAGCTGTCGCCCTTTGGGCAACGGTTGCTGATGGCCGAGCGTCTGGCGCAGGCGCGGCTGGGGCCGCAGGTGGAGGCCTTGCGCGCCGAGCTGGAGCGCGCGTTTTCACGAGCCTTCGAGACCACCTCGCCCGGCCCGGCCAGCGAGCTGCTCACGCTCTATGCCAGCCACGACCACGCGCTGATCGAGCTGCAGGAACTCGCTGCCGCTTTGCCCTCAACCCCGACCGAAGACCAGCGCCTGCACCTCGACATCCGTTTCACCGGCAGCGTGGACGCGATCCGTGCGCTCAACGAAGGGCGTTGCCTGCTGGCCGGTTTTCACACCCAGCCCTTTGCCGACGCGAGCAGCCTGAGCGCGCGCACCTACCGTCCGCTGCTCAAGCCCGGCACCCACAAGATCATCGGGTTCGCGCGGCGCTCGCAAGGGCTGATGGTGGCGCCCGGCAACCCTTTGCGGCTGCGCGACATGGAAGACGTGGCGCAACACAGCGCGCGCTTCGTCAACCGGGCGCGCGGCACAGGCACGCGGCTGCTGCTGGAAGAGTTGCTGACCCAACGCGGTCTCGACCCCAAGGCCATTCAGGGCTTTGACCGCGTGGAGTCGTCGCATGCCGCGGTGGCGCACGCGGTGGCCAGCGGCGACGCCGACGTGGGACTGGGCACCGAGTACGCCGCGCGCAGCCAGGGCCTGGGCTTCGTGCCCTTGACCGAAGAACGTTACCTGCTGGTGTGCTTGAAGTCCGCCCTGGAACAACCGGCCGTGCAACGGCTGCTGGCCTTGCTGCGCAGCGCGCGCTGGCAGTCACACCTCAACCACCTGCCCGGCTACGCCGCCGATCACAGCGGGGAGGTGGCTGCGATGAAGCGGCTGCTGCCTTGGTGGCGGTAG
- a CDS encoding MBL fold metallo-hydrolase — protein MKRPAIERPAAAGETAPLDSAWSRRRWLRGAAGLGAGGIGLALVPEVRLFAQQVQEFIEGPPVPDVKPEQLSPHVWMVYAKEGFPTQENQGLMASIIFVVTKKGVVVLDSGASLQIGQMAIRMIKTVTPQPVIAVFNSHYHGDHWLGNQAFADAYGKDLPIHSLAFTREQIAGHEGNLWRSLMERWTNQATLGTKVVAPNQTVEHGQVFDYGDVQIKLHHYGKAHTPSDLCFEVVQDKLTYVGDVAMENRIANIDDGSYPGTFRYYDALKKAAGDQLWLPGHGRGSKDLLDTYGTFMRGIWEPSVQAVKDGIPLDGAKTLVMKDPRVASRAKAMAGFDSNIGKYTSLAYLEAEKEAF, from the coding sequence ATGAAACGCCCCGCCATTGAACGTCCGGCCGCTGCCGGAGAAACAGCCCCGCTCGATTCCGCCTGGTCGCGCCGCCGCTGGCTGCGTGGGGCGGCGGGCCTGGGGGCAGGCGGTATCGGCCTGGCGCTGGTGCCCGAGGTGCGCTTGTTTGCCCAGCAGGTTCAGGAGTTCATCGAAGGGCCGCCGGTGCCGGACGTGAAGCCCGAACAACTCTCGCCCCACGTCTGGATGGTCTACGCGAAAGAAGGCTTTCCCACGCAGGAGAACCAGGGCCTGATGGCCAGCATCATTTTCGTGGTCACGAAAAAGGGTGTGGTGGTGCTGGACAGTGGCGCTTCGCTGCAGATCGGCCAGATGGCGATCCGCATGATCAAGACGGTGACGCCCCAGCCTGTGATCGCGGTCTTCAACAGCCACTACCACGGCGACCATTGGCTCGGCAACCAGGCCTTCGCCGATGCCTACGGCAAGGATCTGCCCATCCACTCGCTGGCGTTCACGCGCGAGCAGATCGCCGGCCATGAAGGCAACCTCTGGCGCAGCCTGATGGAGCGCTGGACCAACCAGGCCACGCTGGGCACCAAGGTGGTCGCGCCCAACCAGACGGTGGAACATGGGCAGGTGTTCGACTACGGCGATGTGCAGATCAAGCTGCACCACTACGGCAAGGCGCACACGCCGTCTGACCTGTGTTTCGAGGTCGTGCAGGACAAGCTCACCTACGTCGGCGACGTCGCGATGGAGAACCGCATCGCCAACATCGACGACGGCTCTTACCCTGGCACGTTCAGGTACTACGACGCGCTCAAGAAGGCGGCCGGCGATCAGCTCTGGTTGCCAGGCCATGGTCGCGGCAGCAAGGACTTGCTGGACACCTATGGCACGTTCATGAGGGGCATCTGGGAGCCCAGCGTGCAGGCGGTGAAAGACGGCATCCCGCTCGATGGTGCGAAGACGCTGGTGATGAAAGACCCCCGCGTTGCCAGCCGCGCCAAGGCCATGGCCGGGTTTGACAGCAACATTGGGAAGTACACCAGCCTGGCTTACTTGGAGGCGGAGAAGGAAGCCTTTTGA
- a CDS encoding ABC transporter ATP-binding protein yields the protein MRIEQPGVGPTASDIAHKPVVLALKAVHVSLGPAAQVEALRKITLSIQAGERVALVGPNGCGKSTLLRALHGLLPIASGEREVPQASRIAMLFQRPHMLRMSVRRNLQLGLWLSGVPWGQTRERAQRALARVDLLHLAERNGRALSGGQQQRVALARAWALQPDVWLLDEPTASLDPHAKRDVEALIADFSDEAPPPHRLPPTLVFASHNLGQVKRLASRVIYLEQGQLLADLPVNDFFNHAFLEAHCPQAHLFVKGETQ from the coding sequence ATGAGGATCGAGCAACCCGGCGTCGGTCCAACCGCCAGCGACATCGCCCACAAGCCAGTCGTGCTCGCGCTCAAAGCGGTGCACGTGAGCCTCGGCCCGGCCGCGCAGGTGGAGGCGCTGCGCAAGATCACGCTGTCCATCCAGGCTGGCGAGCGCGTCGCGCTGGTCGGCCCCAACGGCTGTGGCAAGAGCACCCTGCTGCGCGCGCTGCACGGCCTGCTGCCCATTGCCTCGGGCGAGCGGGAGGTGCCGCAGGCCTCGCGCATCGCCATGCTCTTTCAACGCCCGCACATGCTGCGCATGTCGGTGCGGCGCAACCTGCAACTCGGTCTGTGGCTCAGCGGCGTGCCCTGGGGGCAGACGCGCGAGCGGGCGCAGCGGGCGCTGGCCCGCGTGGACCTGCTCCATCTGGCGGAGCGCAACGGCCGCGCGCTCTCGGGCGGGCAGCAGCAGCGCGTGGCGCTGGCGCGCGCCTGGGCCCTGCAGCCCGACGTGTGGCTGCTCGACGAGCCCACCGCCAGCCTGGACCCGCACGCCAAGCGCGACGTGGAGGCGCTGATCGCCGACTTCAGCGACGAGGCGCCGCCCCCGCACCGCCTGCCGCCCACGCTGGTGTTCGCCAGCCACAACCTCGGCCAGGTCAAGCGCCTGGCCAGCCGCGTGATCTACCTGGAGCAGGGGCAACTGCTGGCCGACCTGCCCGTGAACGATTTTTTCAACCACGCCTTCCTGGAGGCGCACTGTCCCCAGGCCCACCTGTTCGTCAAAGGAGAAACACAATGA
- a CDS encoding ABC transporter permease, translating to MNTFSDSAATALQLILDGDAALWAIVTRSLAVSATACLLACSIGLLLGAWLAVARFPGRSVVLTLLNTFLAIPSVVVGLVIYLLLSRTGPLGFLGWLFSFQAMVLAQAILVLPLVTALTRQVVEDTDRDHGEQLTSLGARLGMRSLLMAWDERYALLTVLITAFGRAVSEVGAVMIVGGNIDGFTRVMTTAIALETSKGDLPLALGLGLVLLAVVLLLNSLVALLRRWREHLDGGDLRMATT from the coding sequence ATGAACACCTTTTCCGATAGCGCTGCCACCGCGCTGCAACTCATTCTGGACGGCGACGCCGCGCTCTGGGCCATCGTCACGCGCTCGCTCGCGGTGAGCGCCACCGCCTGCCTGCTGGCCTGCAGCATCGGCCTGCTGCTCGGCGCCTGGCTCGCCGTGGCGCGTTTCCCCGGCCGCTCGGTCGTGTTGACCTTGCTCAACACCTTCCTCGCCATTCCCTCGGTGGTCGTGGGCCTGGTGATCTACCTGCTGCTGTCGCGCACGGGCCCCCTGGGTTTTCTGGGCTGGCTGTTCAGCTTTCAGGCCATGGTGCTGGCGCAGGCCATTCTGGTGTTGCCGCTGGTGACCGCGCTCACGCGCCAGGTGGTGGAAGACACCGACCGCGACCACGGCGAACAGCTCACCTCGCTCGGCGCGAGGCTGGGCATGCGCAGCCTGCTCATGGCCTGGGACGAGCGTTATGCGCTGCTCACGGTGCTGATCACCGCCTTCGGACGGGCCGTGTCCGAGGTGGGCGCGGTGATGATCGTCGGCGGCAACATCGACGGCTTCACCCGCGTCATGACGACCGCCATCGCGCTCGAAACCAGCAAGGGCGACCTGCCGCTCGCGCTCGGCCTGGGCCTCGTGCTGCTGGCCGTGGTGCTGCTGCTCAACAGCCTGGTGGCGCTGCTGCGCCGCTGGCGCGAACACCTCGACGGTGGCGATCTTCGGATGGCCACCACATGA
- the coaBC gene encoding bifunctional phosphopantothenoylcysteine decarboxylase/phosphopantothenate--cysteine ligase CoaBC: protein MNDLAGKHIVLGLSGGIACYKAAEFCRSLIKAGATVQVVMTDAATQFITPVTMQALSGRPVFTSQWDQRTSGGVDNNMAHINLSREADAIVVAPASADFMAKLLHGRADELLSLMCLARPIDTVPLILAPAMNREMWAHPATVRNVAQLREDGTTVLDVGAGDQACGETGDGRMLEPDELLYEVVRFFTPKLLTGQQVLVSAGPTFESIDPVRGLTNLSSGKMGFAIARAAHEAGAHVTLVAGPVNLPTPRGVGRINVKSALNMQKTLNVLSQTATVFVSAAAVADWRPAETAVQKIKKDGSGHVPTLSFVENPDILAGIAKSPRALSQTLYCVGFAAESQDLLAHAQAKRLRKGVPLLVGNIGPDTFGQDDNALLLVDEQGHTELPRASKLSLARQLVAEIARRLPVSTAAEPAKAV from the coding sequence ATGAACGACCTCGCCGGAAAACACATCGTCCTGGGCCTTTCGGGCGGCATCGCCTGCTACAAAGCGGCCGAATTCTGCCGCTCGCTGATCAAGGCCGGGGCCACCGTGCAGGTGGTCATGACCGACGCCGCCACCCAGTTCATCACCCCGGTGACCATGCAGGCCTTGTCGGGTCGCCCGGTGTTCACTTCCCAGTGGGACCAGCGCACTTCGGGTGGGGTGGACAACAACATGGCGCACATCAACCTCAGCCGGGAGGCCGACGCCATCGTCGTGGCGCCCGCCAGCGCCGACTTCATGGCCAAGCTGCTGCATGGCCGTGCGGACGAGCTGCTCAGCCTCATGTGCCTCGCGCGCCCGATCGACACGGTGCCGCTGATCCTGGCCCCGGCGATGAATCGCGAGATGTGGGCGCACCCGGCCACGGTGCGCAACGTGGCGCAGCTGCGCGAGGACGGCACGACGGTGCTGGACGTCGGCGCGGGCGACCAGGCCTGTGGTGAAACCGGTGACGGACGCATGCTCGAACCCGACGAGCTGCTGTACGAGGTCGTGCGCTTCTTCACCCCCAAGCTGCTGACCGGCCAGCAGGTGCTGGTGAGCGCCGGCCCGACCTTCGAGTCCATCGACCCGGTGCGTGGGCTCACCAACCTGTCGAGCGGGAAGATGGGCTTTGCCATCGCGCGTGCGGCGCATGAGGCCGGCGCCCACGTGACGCTGGTGGCCGGTCCCGTGAACCTGCCCACGCCGCGTGGCGTGGGGCGGATCAATGTGAAGTCGGCGCTGAACATGCAGAAGACGCTGAATGTGCTGAGCCAGACGGCCACCGTGTTCGTGTCGGCCGCCGCCGTCGCCGACTGGCGCCCGGCCGAGACGGCGGTGCAGAAAATCAAGAAGGACGGTTCGGGCCATGTGCCAACCCTGTCCTTCGTGGAGAACCCCGACATCCTCGCCGGTATCGCGAAGAGCCCGCGCGCGCTCAGCCAGACCCTGTACTGCGTGGGCTTTGCGGCCGAGAGCCAGGACCTGCTCGCCCACGCCCAGGCCAAGCGGCTGCGCAAGGGGGTGCCGCTGCTGGTGGGCAACATCGGCCCTGACACCTTCGGGCAGGACGACAACGCCTTGCTGCTGGTCGACGAACAGGGCCACACCGAGCTGCCCCGGGCGTCCAAGCTGTCGCTGGCACGGCAACTCGTGGCCGAGATCGCTCGGCGTCTGCCTGTTTCCACTGCTGCAGAGCCCGCCAAGGCGGTCTGA
- a CDS encoding extracellular solute-binding protein, with product MNLNHPRRAARDPLKGAALAVRQSRPGGALGWAASGLKALIVSVSLLGVAAASAQSSIVVASTTSTEQSGLFGYLLPEFKKATNIDVKVVALGTGQAIDMARRGDADVLFVHDKVAEEKFVADGFAAKRQEVMYNDFVLIGPKADPAATKGNDIVAALKKVATANAPFISRGDKSGTHAAELRFWKMTDADANKGSGYKECGCGMGPALNIGASSGAYVLADRGTWLNFKNRADMVVLVEGDKRLFNQYGVMLVSAAKHPQVKTADGQKFVDWVTGAAGQKVIADYKIGGEQLFFPNATAASR from the coding sequence ATGAATTTGAATCACCCCCGCCGCGCTGCGCGCGACCCCCTCAAGGGGGCGGCACTGGCCGTCCGGCAAAGCCGGCCCGGCGGTGCCCTGGGCTGGGCTGCTTCGGGCCTGAAGGCCCTCATCGTGTCGGTCAGCCTGCTGGGCGTTGCCGCCGCGTCCGCTCAGAGCAGCATCGTCGTCGCCTCCACCACGTCCACCGAGCAGTCGGGCCTGTTTGGTTACTTGCTGCCCGAGTTCAAGAAGGCGACCAACATCGATGTGAAGGTGGTGGCGCTGGGCACCGGCCAGGCCATCGACATGGCGCGCCGTGGTGACGCCGACGTGCTGTTCGTGCACGACAAAGTGGCCGAAGAAAAATTTGTGGCCGACGGCTTTGCCGCGAAACGCCAGGAGGTCATGTACAACGACTTCGTGCTGATCGGCCCCAAGGCCGACCCGGCCGCCACCAAAGGCAACGACATCGTGGCCGCGCTCAAGAAAGTCGCCACCGCCAACGCGCCCTTCATCTCACGCGGCGACAAGAGCGGCACGCACGCGGCCGAGCTGCGCTTCTGGAAGATGACCGACGCGGACGCCAACAAGGGCAGCGGCTACAAAGAATGCGGCTGCGGCATGGGCCCCGCCCTCAACATCGGCGCCAGCAGCGGCGCGTATGTGCTGGCCGACCGCGGCACCTGGCTCAACTTCAAGAACCGCGCCGACATGGTGGTGCTGGTCGAAGGCGACAAGCGCCTGTTCAACCAGTACGGCGTGATGCTCGTGAGCGCCGCCAAGCACCCGCAGGTGAAAACCGCCGACGGCCAGAAGTTCGTCGACTGGGTCACCGGCGCCGCCGGCCAGAAGGTCATTGCCGACTACAAGATCGGCGGCGAGCAGCTGTTCTTCCCGAACGCCACCGCCGCGTCCCGCTGA